From the Phycisphaeraceae bacterium genome, one window contains:
- a CDS encoding NAD(P)H-dependent glycerol-3-phosphate dehydrogenase, whose translation MKIAIIGNGAMATVCALILAPGNQVRIWGRDPRVLGEMARARENLRYLPGPRLPEGVLITSDLREALERSELIINAIPTQHIRSVWGQMAPHTPGGVPVASVSKGIEQETILRPTQIIAEALQDPAHGPDHPDGAPRRMATLSGPTVAEELGRCLPATLCAASEDLELAEMLQKLFSTHWLRVYTNTDLLGVELAGATKNVIALAAGILDGLKAGINAKSALLARGLAEISRLGLAMGARQETFFGIAGVGDLATTCFSPSGRNRSCGEQLGKGRKLAEVLAEIPGVVEGVPTTRGVVTLAERYRVEMPITTAIHRVLFEGLDPIDGISSLMTRDLKAERVN comes from the coding sequence ATGAAGATCGCCATCATCGGCAACGGCGCTATGGCCACGGTGTGTGCCCTGATCCTGGCACCCGGTAATCAGGTGCGTATCTGGGGTCGTGATCCGCGGGTTCTTGGGGAGATGGCACGGGCGCGGGAGAACCTGCGTTATCTGCCGGGGCCGAGGCTGCCGGAGGGTGTGCTGATTACCAGTGATCTGCGGGAGGCGTTGGAGCGGTCGGAGCTGATCATTAATGCGATTCCGACGCAGCACATCCGGTCGGTGTGGGGTCAGATGGCCCCGCACACGCCTGGGGGGGTGCCGGTGGCGTCGGTGTCGAAGGGGATCGAGCAGGAGACGATATTGCGGCCGACGCAGATCATCGCGGAGGCGTTGCAGGACCCGGCGCACGGTCCGGATCACCCGGATGGGGCGCCGCGGCGGATGGCGACGCTATCGGGTCCGACGGTGGCGGAGGAGCTGGGGCGGTGTCTGCCGGCGACGTTGTGTGCGGCTTCGGAGGACTTGGAGCTGGCGGAGATGTTGCAGAAGTTGTTTTCCACGCACTGGTTACGGGTTTACACGAACACGGATTTGTTGGGGGTGGAGCTGGCTGGTGCGACGAAGAACGTGATTGCGTTGGCGGCGGGGATTCTGGATGGGCTGAAGGCTGGGATTAACGCGAAGAGTGCGTTGTTGGCGCGGGGGTTGGCGGAGATCTCGCGGCTGGGGCTGGCGATGGGGGCGCGTCAGGAGACGTTTTTCGGGATCGCGGGGGTGGGTGATCTGGCGACGACGTGTTTTTCGCCTTCGGGTCGTAACCGGAGCTGTGGTGAGCAGTTAGGGAAGGGGAGGAAGCTGGCGGAGGTGTTGGCGGAGATCCCTGGGGTGGTGGAGGGGGTGCCGACGACGCGGGGTGTGGTGACGCTGGCGGAGCGATATCGGGTGGAGATGCCGATCACGACGGCGATCCATCGGGTGCTTTTTGAGGGGTTGGACCCGATTGACGGGATCTCGTCGCTGATGACGCGGGACCTCAAGGCGGAGCGTGTGAACTGA